The following proteins are co-located in the Vigna unguiculata cultivar IT97K-499-35 chromosome 9, ASM411807v1, whole genome shotgun sequence genome:
- the LOC114164600 gene encoding UPF0481 protein At3g47200-like gives MACAKLITLVYFRFNTRKFHGTANRSMTSNWRGVMEEELESGKQEETQHPVCIYRVPHNMRRVEPKAYRPNNISIGPCHHGAPHLRNMEDLKTTFYRRLFNNHANQPKLDQAFKFLEEQQTNVRRCYNEEIKFSSDEFLQMMLVDGSFIVQLLRDLSACDFQNVAPCLSPWMLPIIRREMIMLENQLPMFVLSELFELTSVVSASSRPNLKDLALRFFYPLLQVDSDYTLDTKKAGELRGLHFLDLLRSAIRPDLEGEKPRNFQPHMIRSVTELIEAGVKIKVDESKQLLNISFGKKWGFLTRQLTVPPLYINDHRGTVFRNIVAFENCHKDCNPDVTTYLFFFNGLINSARDVCLLHYKGVLHHSLGNDKTVSELINNITKEIVLDKHKSYLHKVVNDANKYFASFYARKRASLVHHYLTSWVVGVSTIGAVFGLYCTFIQTVRSFADSLEAFKNKSFGSVILDIFCVPFCGIRWLWNERKSISRWVWKKAKEILTRSD, from the coding sequence atggCATGTGCAAAACTCATAACGTTGGTTTATTTCAGGTTCAACACAAGAAAATTTCACGGAACTGCCAACAGATCAATGACCTCAAATTGGAGAGGTGTTATGGAGGAAGAGTTAGAAAGTGGAAAGCAAGAAGAAACTCAGCACCCAGTTTGCATATACAGGGTTCCACATAACATGCGGAGGGTCGAACCAAAAGCCTACAGACCCAACAACATCTCCATCGGTCCTTGTCACCATGGAGCACCCCACTTGAGAAACATGGAGGATCTCAAGACAACATTCTATCGCCGCCTCTTCAACAATCATGCTAATCAACCCAAACTAGACCAGGCTTTTAAGTTCCTAGAGGAACAACAAACCAACGTTCGAAGATGTTACAACGAGGAGATCAAATTCAGCAGTGACGAGTTTCTACAAATGATGCTAGTTGACGGCTCTTTCATCGTTCAGCTCTTGAGGGATCTATCAGCGTGTGATTTCCAAAATGTCGCTCCTTGTCTCAGCCCATGGATGTTGCCCATCATTCGTCGCGAGATGATAATGCTTGAAAACCAGCTCCCCATGTTTGTTTTGAGCGAGTTGTTCGAGTTAACTAGTGTTGTTTCTGCTTCTTCAAGACCAAATCTCAAAGATCTTGCTCTTCGATTCTTTTATCCTTTGCTGCAGGTGGATTCGGATTATACACTGGATACTAAGAAAGCTGGTGAGTTAAGAGGGCTTCACTTCCTCGATCTTCTTAGGTCAGCCATTAGGCCAGATCTGGAGGGAGAAAAACCAAGAAACTTTCAACCTCACATGATTCGTTCTGTAACGGAGCTCATAGAGGCTGGTGTGAAGATCAAAGTAGATGAGAGTAAGCAGTTGCTTAACATAAGCTTTGGGAAAAAATGGGGTTTTCTAACAAGACAACTCACTGTTCCTCCTTTGTACATCAATGACCACAGAGGCACTGTGTTTCGTAACATAGTTGCTTTTGAGAACTGTCACAAGGATTGCAACCCTGATGTCACAACCTACTTGTTTTTCTTCAACGGACTCATCAACTCTGCACGTGATGTCTGTCTTCTTCATTACAAAGGAGTGCTTCACCATTCTCTTGGCAATGATAAGACTGTCTCTGAACtaatcaacaacatcaccaaaGAAATTGTTCTTGACAAACATAAGTCCTACTTGCACAAAGTGGTGAATGACGCAAATAAGTACTTTGCTTCCTTCTATGCGAGAAAAAGAGCTTCTTTAGTGCATCACTATTTAACCAGCTGGGTGGTGGGGGTTTCAACAATTGGTGCGGTGTTTGGTCTTTACTGCACTTTCATTCAGACTGTGCGTTCATTCGCAGATTCATTGGAAGCCTTTAAAAACAAAAGCTTTGGATCTGTCATTCTAGATATTTTTTGTGTGCCATTTTGTGGTATTCGTTGGCTTTGGAATGAACGTAAATCTATTAGCCGTTGGGTTTGGAAAAAGGCAAAAGAGATCCTCACTAGATCCGATTAG
- the LOC114164250 gene encoding chitinase 2-like gives MSPKPIFREYIIGSKEVPPIEGFPVEIINRRIPEFHFILAFAAEDYVEDGSGKKVGKGNFSANWNVTKFSAKKIRELKEDYEHVKVVISLGGRGTNFPFNPQDKEIWIDNAKKSLNQIITVLYKFHHETVIDGIDINYEHIESSEDEFAYCIGKVIDYLKSNISGVVVSIAPSFPVLSHYQQLFKANPHRIQWVNYQYYDQKVPSTHEFVNLHKTLIDTFGVEKLLAGFSTDPNDKGNISAEVFVEGVLQLLASGSLAGIFVSDAQSSLLSEPPLYLEKKSQEILTGTN, from the coding sequence ATGTCTCCGAAACCTATTTTTCGGGAATACATTATTGGTTCAAAGGAAGTCCCACCAATTGAGGGTTTCCCGGTTGAAATCATCAACAGAAGAATCCCagaatttcatttcattttggCCTTTGCCGCAGAGGACTACGTTGAGGATGGTAGCGGGAAGAAAGTAGGGAAGGGAAATTTCAGTGCAAATTGGAACGTGACTAAGTTCAGCGCTAAAAAAATCAGAGAACTAAAGGAAGATTACGAGCATGTGAAGGTAGTAATAAGCCTTGGAGGTCGTGGCACCAATTTTCCATTCAATCCTCAAGACAAAGAAATATGGATTGACAATGCAAAGAAATCACTGAACCAGATAATCACGGTGCTGTACAAGTTTCATCATGAAACTGTGATTGATGGCATTGACATAAACTATGAGCACATAGAATCCAGTGAAGATGAGTTTGCTTACTGCATAGGCAAGGTGATAGATTATCTGAAAAGCAACATAAGTGGAGTGGTGGTTTCCATTGCTCCCTCATTCCCTGTGCTTTCCCACTACCAGCAGTTGTTCAAGGCTAATCCACACCGTATTCAGTGGGTGAACTACCAGTACTACGATCAGAAAGTCCCCAGCACACACGAATTTGTGAACCTCCACAAAACCCTAATTGACACCTTCGGTGTTGAGAAGCTCTTGGCAGGGTTCAGCACTGATCCAAACGACAAGGGTAACATATCTGCTGAGGTCTTCGTTGAGGGTGTCCTCCAACTCCTCGCTTCTGGTTCGCTTGCTGGAATCTTCGTTTCAGATGCTCAGTCCTCTCTCTTGTCTGAGCCTCCCCTCTACCTTGAGAAGAAGTCACAAGAGATCCTCACTGGAACCAATTAG
- the LOC114162251 gene encoding uncharacterized protein LOC114162251 — MILALIKVLKKRIPPFTLMSRRGTAEEKTAKSDPIYRNRLLNMLVNRILKHGKKSLAYQILYRAMKKIQPKIETNPLSVLRQAIRGVTPDIAVKARRVGGSTHQVPVEIGSAQGKALAIRWLLGASRKRPGRNMAFKLSSELVDAAKGSGDAIRKKEETHRMAEANRAFAHFR; from the coding sequence atgattttagccCTTATAAAAGTTCTAAAAAAACGGATTCCTCCTTTCACGCTCATGTCAAGGCGAGGTACTGCAGAAGAAAAAACCGCAAAATCCGATCCAATTTATCGTAATCGATTACTTAACATGTTGGTTAACCGTATTCTGAAACACGGAAAAAAATCATTGGCTTATCAAATTCTCTATCGAGCTATGAAAAAGATTCAACCAAAGATAGAAACAAATCCACTATCTGTTTTACGTCAAGCAATACGTGGAGTAACTCCCGATATAGCAGTAAAAGCAAGACGCGTAGGCGGATCAACTCATCAAGTTCCCGTTGAAATAGGATCCGCACAAGGAAAAGCACTTGCCATTCGTTGGTTATTGGGGGCATCCCGAAAACGTCCGGGTCGAAATATGGCTTTCAAATTAAGTTCCGAATTAGTGGATGCTGCCAAAGGTAGTGGCGATGCCATACGCAAAAAGGAAGAGACTCATAGAATGGCAGAGGCAAATAGAGCTTTTGCACATTTTCGTTAA